Genomic segment of Rattus norvegicus strain BN/NHsdMcwi chromosome 7, GRCr8, whole genome shotgun sequence:
TGTGAACCCCTTACCTGCAGGCAGTCTATCCAGGGACAAATTTCAGGCTAAGAGCTGGCGTGGACCGAGCACATACTGACTGAGCTAGGCCCTTTGTGTGAATTTCTATACAAACGCTAACAAGACAGTGAAGCCCAAGGCCACGCACACAGCAAATGGCAGAGCTGGGGGTTGGGTGGGACCATCTGTACTTGTGTGAGTGACAGTGAATACCTTGAGAAGGTTCTGGGAAGCCCCTGAGGGATTATTGAAGAATTTTTATGGCTTTAGTGGGACCTACTATAAGCCTCTGAGCTCTAGGATCAGTCTCTGCAGAAGGGCCCCAAGGACTTTGtcctcagagagctgcctgcctggcCCCCAAGGGCAGTGGCTCAGCTCTCTGGAGGTCAAATCCTTCATCAGTTGAACTTGGTTCTCAGGCAACTCCTGGGATCTTTGGGTTCCCAAAGTCTGGAACATCCTGAGGAGCAAGGTAGGAGTGGGGTGGTGTCCCTAGGGCCTCCACTTCTGACAGTTGTGTGACAGTGACCTGTGCTCTTATCTGGATCTCTTATCTGAGGAAAGTAAGAGCTTCAGGCATGCTGCTGGGAGTCCCTGTTCAGGTCACTTCCCACCCCCCATGCAGACAGCAGAGTGGCTGCTACCCAAAGCCAGTCTACCTCCCATCCAGTTAATCAACACACCTCCCCGAGTTGACAGTTCCCTGCCACTCTTGTCAGAGCCCTCTGTCCACCGCCCTCCCTTTTGCCACCTTGGAAGGCAATTATGAAGGGCGAAGTCGAAGCAGGTGTGAAGGTAAGAGGATAACTTGCCAGAGTTGGTTCTCCCACCACGTGAATCCCAGTGATGAAGcttaggtcaccaggcttggtggcaagctcctttacctgcttAACCTTCTTGCCAGCCCAATCTACACCCCTGACCTTGGCCATGAACCCTGCATGATCTGGCTACGTCCTCCTATTGTTTTCCCTGACCCCAGCGAGGTCTGAGTCTAAGCCACAGATGCACAAAGCGAGTGGTGTGATTCTCAGTTTGCCAAAAGACGGGGAACTCGGGGAACTTGAGAAACTGCTGATCTGAGCCCTGGAGTCCCAAGGCCggcaggaggagaagaaaggaacttCCCCAGGCTCTGCCATTTCGTTCCCTCTAGACCCCTTCCCATTGGTTGGTGTCCTCCCCTGAACAGAGGTTGCAcccttttctctctgccttcccagtcaAACCTCCAGAAATACTCTCTTAGATGTTCAGTTCTCCAGATGTCCCTTAATCCAGTCATTTGACCCATCAGTTCACTGCTCAGGGAGCCCGTCTGGCCAGCCCATGAGTCTGTGCCTGTACCCACCTATCCTTTAATTCTGCTTCATTACTTCCCAGGGCAGAACTCTGTCCTGCAGGGTATTGTGTGAGTGATTCATCCCACACTGACAGGAAACTCCCCTGGGGCAGAGTTTGTCCCTGAAGGTTCTCAGTGGTTGGCTAGGTGTTGGCACATAGAGATATGGGCTGAGGTGACCATGGCGGCTGCCCACTGCATGTTCTCTGGGTGGACTCTGTCATCCCAATTGGGTTCAACTTAGGAGGTGGAATGGCTCAAGAGAGCTCTCTCACCAGCAAAAATGCCACCGCTGTCTCTTTTCAATTAAGTACCCTACTGATCAGTCAGCACTGTACACATTAGTTCATTCTTCTGCTAAGGTTTCTTCATGTATATGAGGCTGACCCGGGTACCTGCTTTGTGTTGGGAAGATTGTATGAGGCTGTGCACATAGCATGCTTAGGACAGAAACTGGTGTGAGGCATCAGGCCTCAGTGAAGCTTGGTAACAGCCGCAGAAACATTGCAACATGGTAACAAAGGCAGAAACATCGCAACATGGTAACAGAGGCAGAAACATTGCAACAGGACCATGGCAACAGGGCCCAATGTGCTCCTCAGTGTTAACTATACCTGGATCTCCTGTACTgttgagggagagagacaggttTGCCTGGGGACCAGCAGTCATTTTATGAGCTGTGACTCATCACGGTCATGGTGTTTTGGGCAAAGTCTTACCGTCCTTCCAAGTCTGTTTCCCCATCAGTAAAAACTGGTCACGGTGACCCCTTGAAAGGCCGAGAGACTTAACTGAGGCCCTGAGGCCAGATGCTTCTTTATCCCACTTCACATATATGCTGCTTTAGCCCACACAATATATTTGAGGCAGTgacaaaaagattaaaaagagaGGGAGACTCTAGATCGAGTATGGTGTGCCTGCTGATCACACAGCTAAGGGAAGATCCTGCTGGAGGTTTCCAGCCTGGAGCATTTGAGTGGTTGAAAGTTTACTGTGCTTACTTTGTACCTACTGTGCTCCAGAAACTCCATGCCCAGGTCCCAGGAGCTTGCTAAAGGCCAGGAACTAACTAActtacttactttctttctttctttctttctttctttctttctttctttctttcttccttccttcctccctccctccctccctccctctctctctctctctctttctttctttctttttctggagctgaggaccgaacccagggccttgcgcttgctaggcaagcgctctaccactgagctaaatccccaacccttctttttttcttgtctgtctgtctgtctgtctgtctatctatctatctatctatctatctatctatctatctatcttttctttttttcggagctgggaaccgaacccagggccttgcgcttgctaagcaagcgctctaccactgagctaaatccccaaccctctatttatttattttgacacagggtttctctatgtaaccctgactgtctaAAACCCACtctacaccaggctggcctccaactgtcaggaggcagaggcaggtagatctttataagttcgaggccagtctggtctatgttgtgagtttcaggacaggcagggctaaactgtgagacactgcctcaaacaGCCAATCAGGCCTGTTGACCcagacctttaattccagcactctggaagccGAAGTGGGCAGATGTCTTTTGAGATCAAGGCCAAGCCTGGTCTACACCGCAGTTCCAGGCCACCAGTCAAAGCTATACAATgagaccaacaaaacaaacaacaaacaaacaaacaaaacaaaaccaacaaaaaacccaaacaaacaaaggaaaacccaacaaagcaaaaaccaaaactaagCAAAACACACAACAGCATTAacaacaataaatgaaaaaaaaataaacagactgGTTTCTGGGTGTGGACAATCAGAGTGGATTTCTTTGTTCTTGGCTTAAGACTCACAAATCTCAGCACGTTAGACACTAGGTCCAAtccagttgttttcctgactCAATAATGAATTGAAAAGACTTTCAAGTTAATAGGAATagatctttcctttccttttaaattcCACAAAACACGCCCagccttttcatttcctttgcttTGCTAAATGAATCTCTGTACTCACGAGATGTGGGAACTAACCACTTGCTATTCATTGGCACCATTTAATTTCTCAAATAGCTTCTGGTTGTGGATAGAGATGTTGGTCTATCCACTCGGCCtctctactattttttttttttttggttctttttttctcggagctgggaaccgaacccagggccttgcacttcctaggtaagggctctaccactgagctaaatccccagccccaggcctcTCTACTATTATTCTACGGAGAGGAAACAGACACCAGCGTGTCACTATTAACGAAACTCCATTATTTCGATTTGATGTTATTTTGGTGGAGTTTGGTGTTGGGAGTGCCACCCGGGGCCTCCAGCAGGCTAAGCATGtgtgcctctccctcccccccagccccccccccccccgcaccacCCCTAGCAGAGAATGTATTTCTTTCAGAGTTGTTAGACTGCACGTGGACGAGCTTGTGCAGGGAGCGCCTGGGACAGAATCTTAGCCTTTGGCATTTGTGGTCATTCTTTAAAATGCTCCTGTCAGGGCAGAGGATGGAGCTCAGTGCCTGAGCACGCACGGCCTGTTATCAAACCCCAGAAACTCAGAAAAAGTAAACCATTCCTCTCATGGTTCTTTTCCCAGGTTTCCCCACTCtactgtctccccccccccccccccgttcctgACAGCTTCAGGGTGGAACTGAAAGATATGCTATCTATAGGTGTTGGTGACTGTGcactcctttgatcccagcactgggaggcagattAAATGTGGACTTTTAAACTCTTACTTGTGGAGAAAGCAGATTGTAGGCCCCagttaacaaaaataaagaaataaagggagGAATTCCAAGCTCTGAACTCAGAGTAGCTGTCCTCAGTTGGAGATCATTCTGCAtctagagaaggagagaggagagaaatttAACTCTGGTCCAATTTTAGTTTAAAACTAGTTGGGCTGGGTGCAGTAGTGCATGAAAAGCCTTTAATCTCCAGCCCTTGgcccacagaggcaggcagatctctgtgaatttgagcccctcttggtctacatagtgagctccaggacagccaggactaatAATagagaccctatctttaaaataaaaaataaataaaataaataaaataaaataaaataaaaaaaataaagtatagacCTTGTCACAGCGTGCgctccccaccctctctctctcccccctccaaatgatttttttttaaatatttttattctgtgtgcattggtgttctgcctgcatgtatgtgttagGGTGTCAggctccctggaactggagttacatttCAAGCCTCCACATGTGGGCTgaacttgaacctgggtcctctagggaagcagccagtgctcataacctgTGAATCATCtctcctgagtcatctctccagcccatattcaCGGGTCACTAGTAACCGACTTAACTGCCTTCCTGTGATACACAGACATTAGAGGTGGAAGGTCTGAGGGTACCCCCTTGTTAGAGACAAGAACATAAAATTAGGAGGCCATCCCAGAATGGGGAAGGGTGCTGGCAGCTTAATGAATGCACTTTCCTAGCCTTTAGAATTTGGCCTGATTTCTGACCTTGATGAGTTGGTGGTCCTTAAAACTCTTAGTCTctcagcatttttcttttttctttttctttttttttttttctggagctggggactgaacccagggccttgagctaaatccccaacccctctcagcATTTTTCTATGAAAATGTATTGAAAAGGTTTGGTTGGTTCCTtcacatacagaaagaaagaaacaaagagaagagaaaggggaagaaaaaatataaaaggaacagTAGCCTAGGGCAGGGCATCAGCAAGCCGCTAGACAATTGGCAGCTGCTTCACACCCCACCCTCTACCTATTGGAGCCTGACACCCTCCAGGACAATTTCCCCCTGGCTGCATTTTGCTCCAAGAGCCAAGCCTAGCCCTGTTGAGCAGTTGGTGGCTTCTGGTGGAAGAGCATTCTACAGAAAGGTGACGTGTAGTATCTCAGGGCTGTGGGAACTGGGATCACAGGGGTCTTGGTAcagtcaactttttttttttttttttggaaacagtgTCTTTCTATACAGcgttgactgtcctggaactcattaggtagactaggttggccttcgGGTCACAGAGACCTATCTTCCTCTGCTTTTTAAGTATTGTcaattaaaggtgtgtaacaTGTGTCATTAAAGTCCTGGGACAGTGAACGTTTGGGGACAGAAGATGGGTGACTAAGTGCAGGACATTCTCACAGCTGACTGCAGCTAGAATTCCTCTCAAGTCCCCTTCCTAGGCCAGGAGTCTCAGGCTGCCCTGACTTTTTGCTCTCTCTATCTCCCGCAGGATGAAGATGAGACGCTACAAGCTTTTTCTCATGTTCTGTATGGCCGGCCTGTGCCTCATCTCCTTCCTGCACTTCTTTAAGACGTTATCCTATGTCACCTTCCCGAGAGAACTGGCCTCCCTCAGCCCTAACCTCATATCCAGCTTCTTCTGGAACAATGCCCCTGTCACTCCCCAGGCCAGTCCGGAGCCCGGTGACCCCGACTTGTTACGGACTCCACTCTACTCCCACTCCCCCCTGCTCCAGCCACTGTCCCCTAGCAAGGCCACCGAAGAACTGCACCGGGTGGACTTCGTGTTGCCGGAGGACACCACAGAGTATTTTGTGCGCACCAAAGCTGGCGGTGTGTGCTTCAAACCAGGTACCAGGATGCTGGAGAAACCTTCTCCAGGGCGGACAGAGGAGAAGACCAAGGTGGCTGAGGGGTCCTCGGTCCGGGGTCCTGCTCGGAGGCCTATGCGGCATGTGTTGAGTGCACGGGAGCGCCTGGGAGGCCGGGGCACTAGGCGCAAGTGggttgagtgtgtgtgcctgccagGCTGGCACGGGCCCAGCTGCGGGGTGCCCACTGTGGTCCAGTATTCCAACCTGCCCACCAAGGAGCGCCTGGTACCCAGGGAGGTGCCGAGGCGGGTTATCAACGCCATCAACATCAACCATGAGTTCGACCTGCTGGATGTGCGCTTCCATGAGCTGGGCGATGTTGTGGACGCCTTTGTGGTCTGCGAATCCAATTTCACCGCCTACGGGGAGCCTCGGCCGCTCAAGTTCCGAGAGATGCTGACCAATGGCACCTTCGAGTACATCCGCCACAAGGTGCTCTACGTCTTCCTGGACCACTTCCCACCTGGTGGCCGTCAGGACGGCTGGATTGCAGACGACTACCTGCGTACCTTCCTCACCCAGGATGGTGTCTCCCGCCTGCGCAACCTGCGACCTGATGACGTCTTTATCATCGACGACGCGGACGAGATCCCTGCGCGTGATGGTGTGCTGTTCCTCAAGCTCTACGATGGCTGGACAGAGCCCTTCGCCTTCCATATGCGCAAGTCCCTGTATGGTTTCTTTTGGAAGCAACCAGGCACACTGGAGGTGGTGTCAGGCTGCACCATTGACATGCTGCAGGCTGTGTATGGGCTGGACGGCATCCGCCTGCGCCGCCGTCAGTACTACACCATGCCCAACTTTCGACAGTATGAGAACCGCACCGGCCACATCCTAGTGCAGTGGTCTCTCGGCAGCCCCCTGCACTTCGCGGGCTGGCACTGCTCCTGGTGCTTCACACCCGAGGGCATCTACTTCAAACTCGTGTCGGCCCAGAATGGTGACTTCCCCCGCTGGGGTGACTACGAGGACAAGAGGGACCTCAATTACATCCGAAGCTTGATTCGCACTGGGGGATGGTTCGACGGCACGCAGCAGGAGTACCCTCCTGCAGACCCCAGTGAACACATGTATGCTCCTAAGTACCTGCTCAAGAACTATGACCAGTTCCGCTACTTGCTCGAAAATCCCTACCGGGAGCCCAAGAGCACTGTAGAGGGTGGGCGCCGGAACCAGGGCTCAGACGGAAGGTCATCTGCTGTCAGGGGCAAGTTGGATACAACGGAGGGCTAGGGCTGTGCAGTTTCACAGGGCTGGGCTGGCTGAGATGATGGCTAAGCCAGTGTTATCTTTGGCCTCCTCATTATCTTGGGGCTCTTGAGAGAGCCAGGAGTCCTTGGAGTTGGTCCTCTGGGCTCAAGCCCCCTAGAATTAAGGGTCAGGCCTTCCATcccaaaacaggaaagaaaaaaatattttttagtaaAGAAGAGCAAGCCCAGATATCTATGCAGCACTTTTTGTCCCCAAGAGTGCTGTGGGAAAGAGGTGTTCCTGGGGAGCATGCAGTCGTTTTCTGGGACTGGTACTGGGAGTGCTATGGAACTTCAGCCTAGTTAAGAGAAGCCCACCTTTGACATCCCAGATTGTTGTCCTGTAATGGACAAGGAGGTATACCATGCCAGGAGTTCCCAGCATCCTGTAAATAAATGCAATGGGTCCAGGAGCAAGAAGAGACAGTAAGGAGGGACTAGAAAGCGTATCTGCTCCCAATCTTGGCCAAGAGGCTGGGGAAGCATTGGAAAATGGCACCCTGGAGAGAGAGCACTTTGCAGCTTCCTCAGACATGCTGGACCCAAGGAATGAGGTCACAGATGGCTGGAAGGGTGGAGCCGGTGGCTGTcagtccctctgcctctctaaggAGACACGCCTGGGGGGCTGAGGTTCCAAATATACCTTGATGACTGATCACTTTCCTGCTGCTGTCTTGTGGGAGCTGCTTTGATGGACTCTAGGAGTCTAGTTCTCGGGGTGGGACAGGAGCTGGACACCATGTGGACAGCCAGTATAGTAGGTGGGACAAGAGAAGGAGACGAACAGAGGCCCTatatccttctctccctccccatcactGTCTGCTGGCATCCAGTCCCATTTTTACGACATCCCCTTCCCCAGGCCTGTAAGAGCAAGCTGGGGGCCAGGAAGGGACTACAAGTTCTTCCGGGGTCCAAGAAAGGACCTTAAGGTCAGTGGCATTATCAACCCATTCCTCTTAATTTGTCTTGGGGGGGGGAAGGGTGCAAGATGTATTTGAGAAAACGTTAAGCTGCTATAGAAGCCCCTTGGCAAAGCAGCAATTACAGTAATACCAGCTTGTCACTAAGTAAATAGTGTAGAAAGAGACGGTCCAAACCCTGTTAGACAGTCAGTTTAGCTTCACAAACAACCTCCAGGTCTGGGTAGAGTGGCTGCACCTGCTCACATGGTAAGGCGAGGAAGTGTGGACTCTTTCCTGAGAAGGCAGGAGTCAGATGTGTCTGTTGCTTCTGATAGTGTCTTACTGGTCAGGACTTAGCTGCACAGCTACAGGTAGTTGCAAGGGaatctgggaaatgtagttttgaGCAGGACAGCAGTGTGTCCGCCTCAGTTTGAGAGTTCTGTATTATTTACCCCAGCATCTTTACAGGAAGGGAACAAGTGATTGCTCATCACCCTGTTCTCTTCCTGTCTGCCCTGGGGTTGAGGTACAGTGGGGACTTGCAGGTGTATGGGAAGAGTGGGTGCCTTTTCCTGAGGCCCCTGATATTCCCTCAATACCAGTATGCCAGGGCTACCTGTGGAATGGTccgtgtttgtgcgtgtgtgtatatttatgggcatggGTGCATGCTTGGTGTGTATTGTACATGTCTGTATCCATGTGTCCCTGTATAAAGATGATACTCAACGTGTGGGTGTAGGAGCCTAGGCTTGGCTGTCCTCTTCCTTATGACCTGGATCTCACGGTCTCATCTCCTATGGCTCCATAATATGCCTGAGGTGGGAAGTCCACGGCGGAACCTTGAAAGCAAGACTAGAAGGGAGTacagggtctgtctgtctgtctgtttttcagTCTGAGGAATGGAATCTTCTAGATAGAGGGATATGCAGCTGAGAACCCACCCCTCAGCCCCCCTTGCCCCGCCACTTCCTCCCACTGCCACCCCAGCATCTCCTGGATGTAACTCTGTCTGGAGCAGTTTGCCAGGTGGTGGGTATAGTGTGGTGACTGCTCTGGCAAACAGGCATGGAGGGAGATGAGGGGCTCCTCTCCTCCCGTTGAGGGACATACCCCTGTGGAACCTCTCCTTCAAAGAAACTTCGTCTCAGGTTCCTCTTGGGGCTGAAAGGTGACCACAGAAGTCAGGGCATCCCAGAGACTTATGGGTCCATCTGAGCCAGGGCTCTCTcctgagatgtctgtggatgCTTCTGTGTGATACCTACCCCCTTGAATGAAATCTTTACCCCCACACTCTTGGAACCCCCAAGCTGCTTCATAGATGTCCTGTTTCAGGCATTTCAGGGCTCCTGCCCACAAGTGATCAATTCAGGGAGGGAAAAGGACACTGGGAAAGCATAGGTCTGCTGGGCTGGCCTTCCTTCTCGCACTAGTAATGGGGAGATAGCATAATAGTTCCAACTAGGCAGAAAGAGGCCTGACCATGGGCTGAGAGACCACCTGTGAGAGGTGGGACTAAAAAGTTTCACATCTAACTATAGCATACACTGGGAAGATGAGGGGCAGGGAACCCAGGACCACTCCCCccgaaaatgaagagaaactgaaCTGAATGTGAATGTGGGCCCATTCTCCAGGAACCACTGGCCTGTGATCCCTAGACCCAAGGAAGCCTCTACAGGCATCCAGCTGGCCTCGTTCACCCAGGGGTCACAGTGGTTATAAGGGACAAGCTTGACGAAGCTTCGGGAACAAAGGTGAGAttcagggtgggaaggcaggactCACCCAAGCAGAAGGTAGGGCCCTGGGAAATGTGTAATTTAAGGACACCAATAATGAtaatagtattattttttttgtaaagGAAAATCAATATGTACATTCTGAAATCATTTTCTCTGTAAATGGTTGAATTTCATTTCACCCTTAAAGGGATGCTTAAAGGAGaagataatattaataataaaacagCTGAGAAGtctgggtggtgtgtgtgtgttgtgtgtggccAGTTTGCGGATGCCCCAGGGCAGAGATGGACCAGACAACTGCCAAATCTGGGCCTGTGGGGCACAAGGCCCTCATCAGGTCGGATTGTGTGGGGAAAAAGAAACTGTACACGGTCCCCTCACTTGGGGATGTGGTCACCCTCAACTTGGGCTTGTTTCCTACCTGTGGATGGGATTATAGACACGAGGCTGTTCagtgggaggaagaaggaaacctGGACCCTACAGGGATCTGGCATTCCACTTTTCTTCTCTCAGCACCAGAGAGCATGCTTCCGCCATTGGGTGCCCCTGGTACCCAGTGTCAGTCAAGATCACATTGCCGCTTATGTTCTGGACCTAGGAAAAGATTGtgacctctttttcttcttctttttttttttttttttttttttagaattatttatttcaagtataggacacattgtagctgtcttcagacacaccagaagaggggcatggaatcccattacagatggttgtgagccatatgtggtcgctgggaattgaactcaggacctctggaagagcacctagtgctcttaaccactgagccatctctccagcccagactgtGACCTCTTCTCTGGAGTTGACAATCTTTGCCCTCAGGTGTTGCAGCAGTCACTAAGGCGTTGGAGCACAGAGCCTCTTGTCCCTGGCTACGTCCTAAGGATAGCCTGAGACAGGGTGggtcagacttttttttttttttggttctttttttggagctggggaccgaacccagggccttgcacttcctaggcaagcgctctaccactgagctaaatccccaaccctagcgGGTCAGACTCTTAAGCGCTGCCTTTGTGGGACAACTCTGTAACCTCCACAGGAGACTGAAGGTCCGGAAGCCAGAGGGTGACAGCAGTGGTAGTGGCCTGACACCTGAGACCAGAACTGCTCAGGTCTCTGGCCACACTCCCAAAGTTCAAAAGGAGCTGAGTGGATGCTTAGGGTGGGAAGGGACAATGAGTTCTGAAAAACCCAGGAAGTGAAGATGAAGACACCCAGCATGGCCAGGAGAGGGCGACAGTGACCCACTCGCTGGGAGGTTTTTCCGATTCTAGCTTGCGTTGGGGCATGTCGTCATTATCATCAGTATTTACAGATAATACATCTTTTTGGGTATTCCTTAACACTTTCAGCCAAGTTGTAGGCTGAAGAATCTCTCGATCATACCCATTTGATGAATGTGGAAAGGAAAACATAGACCAAACCTGCCTCAGATGTGGGTGGCAAGTTCCAGTTCCCGTATGATCTGAGAATGTCACTGCGGGACTACACTTCCTGAAGGCTGAggagggaaacaggaagagaCAAAGGAGAGGATCGGTACCATGACAAAGCTGCTAGCCAAGCCAGGCATGGGCCCAGGGCAAGGGACAAGGGACAGTGTCTGCTCTTCAGAGGTTGGCAGTCGTGCAGAACGCAGACATGGAAGTACAAGTTGATCGCTGAGGTGACGGCTGGGGTGCAGGCTGGGGTGTGTCACACATCTC
This window contains:
- the Mgat3 gene encoding beta-1,4-mannosyl-glycoprotein 4-beta-N-acetylglucosaminyltransferase, with the translated sequence MKMRRYKLFLMFCMAGLCLISFLHFFKTLSYVTFPRELASLSPNLISSFFWNNAPVTPQASPEPGDPDLLRTPLYSHSPLLQPLSPSKATEELHRVDFVLPEDTTEYFVRTKAGGVCFKPGTRMLEKPSPGRTEEKTKVAEGSSVRGPARRPMRHVLSARERLGGRGTRRKWVECVCLPGWHGPSCGVPTVVQYSNLPTKERLVPREVPRRVINAININHEFDLLDVRFHELGDVVDAFVVCESNFTAYGEPRPLKFREMLTNGTFEYIRHKVLYVFLDHFPPGGRQDGWIADDYLRTFLTQDGVSRLRNLRPDDVFIIDDADEIPARDGVLFLKLYDGWTEPFAFHMRKSLYGFFWKQPGTLEVVSGCTIDMLQAVYGLDGIRLRRRQYYTMPNFRQYENRTGHILVQWSLGSPLHFAGWHCSWCFTPEGIYFKLVSAQNGDFPRWGDYEDKRDLNYIRSLIRTGGWFDGTQQEYPPADPSEHMYAPKYLLKNYDQFRYLLENPYREPKSTVEGGRRNQGSDGRSSAVRGKLDTTEG